Within Pseudomonas brassicacearum, the genomic segment GGACATGACAAAACTTTGCGGTATGTACACCGTTGTGGCGAGGGAGCTTGCTCCCGCTCGGCCCTGTAGGAGCTGCCGAAGGCTGCGATCTTTTGATCTTTCGCTTGGGATTCAAGTGTCTTGGGAAAGATCGCAGCCTCGTTTCACTCGACAGCTCCTACACAGCCCAGCGGGAGCAAGCTCCCTCGCCACAAAAGCGCATCCGATACCCTGGAATCAGGGCTTCACCACTTCATCTCGCCCTTTGCCACCTTGGCACTGAGCTCCAGGGAACTGTCTTCACCCAGGTCCGGATAGCGTTGCTTCATGGCGGCGATCAGTGCGACGGAGTCCTTGGCCCGAGCGGTTTCCTCATCGAAGGCCTTGATGTAGTCGGCAGTGAAGCGCACCGGGGCCAGGGAACGGGCGCTTTGACCCAGGTAGTGGCCCGGAATCACGGTGTTCGGCTGCAGCTTTTCAATACCGGCGAGGGTCGCCAGCCAGTCCTTGTGGGACTGCGGCGTCTGGGTGTCAGCCATCCAGACATGAATGTTCTCGGCCACCACCACACCGCCAACCACGGCCTTGATCGATGGAATCCACACGAAACTGCGGTCCGGCTGCGGGCCATCGAGACCGACGATCTGCAAGCGCTGGCCTTCCAGGGTCAGGCTGTCGCCCTTGAGCACCTGGGGCACGATGGCTTTGGCCGGGGCATCGGCTTTCAGGATCGGCCCCCAATATTTCAGCTTGCCATCGACGGTTTGCTTGATGTGCGCGACGGTCGGCGCGGACGCCAGCACTTTGGCCTCGGGAAACGCGGTGGTAAGGGTTTCCAGACCAAAATAGTAGTCTGGATCGCCATGGCTGATGTAGATCGTGGTCAATCGTTTGCCGCTGGCGCGAATTTTTTCCACCACCTGCTCGGCCTGGCTCTTGCCAAACTGGGCGTCCACCAGGATCGCGTCTTTTTCGCCGCTGACTAAAACCGAAGTCACGGGGAAAACCGCTGCCGCGCCGGGGTTGTAGACGTCCAGCGTCAGGTCGGTGGCCCAGGTCTGGGCCGTGAAAGCCAGGGCGGCGGTTGCCAGCATCAGGCGCTTGAGTGGGGTGAATCCGGTCATGGTGTGCTCCGTTGTCCAAAGGCCCGAGAGGGAATGAGACGAAGCTTAGTGACCTGACTCGTTTCAAAAAATGCGATGATCGGACATAGTTTGTTTCTGAAATCGGGCAGATCATGGATCGTCTACAAGCAATGCGGGTGTTCGTCACGGTGGTGGACTTGGGCAGCCAGTCGGCGGCGGCCGAGCATCTGGACCTGTCGCGGCCGGTGGTATCGCGGTATCTGGCGGAGCTGGAGGACTGGGTCGGTGCCCGGCTGATGCATCGCACCACCCGCAAGCTGAGCCTGACGGCCGCAGGCTCCGAGATCCTGCCGCGTTGCCGGCAGATGCTGGAGCTGTCCGGCGACATGCAAGCCGCGGTCAGCGCCCCGGACGACGCGCCACGGGGCATGTTGCGCATCAGTGCCAGTACCTCGTTCGGCCAGGCCCAACTGGCGAGTGCCATGGCCGAATACGTCAAGCAATACCCTGGGGTGAGCGTCGACCTGCAAATGCTCGACCGCACTGTGAACCTGGTGGACGAGCGCATCGACCTGGCGATCCGCATGAGCAACGACCTGGACCCGAACCTGATTGCCCGTCGCCTCACGGTCTGCCGCTCGGTGATCTGCGCCTCGCCGCGCTATCTGCGAGAGCACTCGACACCGCTGCGCGTGGAAGACCTGAGCCGACACAACTGCCTGACCCATTCCTACGTCGGCAAGAGCCTGTGGCATTTCGAGCAGGACGGCGAGCAGGTCTCGGTGCCGGTGCAAGGCAACATCAGCGCCAACGAAGCCAGTACATTG encodes:
- a CDS encoding MBL fold metallo-hydrolase, producing MTGFTPLKRLMLATAALAFTAQTWATDLTLDVYNPGAAAVFPVTSVLVSGEKDAILVDAQFGKSQAEQVVEKIRASGKRLTTIYISHGDPDYYFGLETLTTAFPEAKVLASAPTVAHIKQTVDGKLKYWGPILKADAPAKAIVPQVLKGDSLTLEGQRLQIVGLDGPQPDRSFVWIPSIKAVVGGVVVAENIHVWMADTQTPQSHKDWLATLAGIEKLQPNTVIPGHYLGQSARSLAPVRFTADYIKAFDEETARAKDSVALIAAMKQRYPDLGEDSSLELSAKVAKGEMKW
- a CDS encoding LysR family transcriptional regulator codes for the protein MDRLQAMRVFVTVVDLGSQSAAAEHLDLSRPVVSRYLAELEDWVGARLMHRTTRKLSLTAAGSEILPRCRQMLELSGDMQAAVSAPDDAPRGMLRISASTSFGQAQLASAMAEYVKQYPGVSVDLQMLDRTVNLVDERIDLAIRMSNDLDPNLIARRLTVCRSVICASPRYLREHSTPLRVEDLSRHNCLTHSYVGKSLWHFEQDGEQVSVPVQGNISANEASTLLQATIAGAGVAMLPSYQAGAHIKNGELIRLLPHAEPRRMNMYAVYASRKHMPSALRSLLDFLVLKFPERPEWDIGL